TGGGAGTGATCACGCGAGATGAGGCGCTTGAGAAGGCGCGTTCGTCGGGGCTCGATCTGGTCGAGGTGGCTCCGCTTGAGAAGCCGCCCGTTTGCCGCATCATGGACTTCGGCAAATTCAAGTACCAGCAAAAGAAGAAGCAGCACAAAGGCCACGTCCACCACAGCAAGAACAAAGAAATCCGCCTGCGGCCGAAAATCGGCGACCACGACTTCCTGACGAAGGCTGGTCACGCGCGGAAGTGGTTGGCCGAACGCGACAAAGTCGTCTGCTCGGTGATTTTCCGCGGTCGTGAAAACGCCCACGTCGACGAAGGGTTTAAGCTCGTCGCCAAGCTGACCGAGAACCTGGCCGACATCGCGAAGGTCGAGCAGAACCCGTCGATGATGGGCCGCCGCATTGTAGTGATCTACGCGCCCAAGTAATTCGCCGCGAGGCGTTTTCGATGACGCGATTTCGCGCTAACGAATAGCCCGGAGCAAGCTCGCTCCGGGCTTTTTCATGCGCCGCGCCGCCATGTACGCGAGCGATCCGACGCACAGCACCAGCAACCCCCAGCGCAGATAGGTTGCCGCCGCCAGCGAGATCCCGAGCCCCGTCTCCAGCGCCACGTAGCCCGCGACGCACAGCGGGCACTTGGGGAAAAACGCCAGCAGCGTCCCGGGGACGAGCCAACCGGCTAGCTCAACGCCGCGTCCGAGCCATCGGTTCGCTCCGGCCACGCGGGGCAGGGGAGAGCTCCGTTGCTCTTCATCGTTGCCGCTTCGGCAGCAACAGGCACGCGGTTTAATGGGCAAAGAGTGCATCGCTGCGTGCTCCTGCTGCGCGGAAACGGATATGCTCACTTGCAGCAACAAGACCCCTTCGGCGGCGCGTAAGCCGCCAGCGGGTCGACCAGGTAGTTGTGTTCGTACCTGTCGTGGTGCCGCACCCAAGACATTGAGTGGGCCAGCCCTTCCTCATTCCGCCCGAGCGGGGCGATATCGAGGTAGTTGTACGCCCCCACCAGCATGTCGAGGCCGCGGGCGTAGCTCGAATAGGCATGGTAGATCGACCCGTCGGGATCGCGGAAAAATGCGCTGATCCCTGGCAACTCCTCCGTCGGCGTGCCGCCCATTTCCGCGTAGTTGTAGGTGAGATCGCCTTGCTTGATTTCCTCCGGCTGGAAGGAGACGTGGTAGTCGAAGTTAAAATCGCTTCCCGCCGAGGAAACCCAGTGGAACTTCCAGCCCATCCGCCGCTGGAACGCTTCGATCTCGGGCCAAGGCGCCCGCGAGACGGCGCCGAGCGTGATGTCGCGGGCGTTCAAATGCGGCATCATTCCCGAAAAATGGTCTGAAATGTACGAGCAGCTGGGGCACCCCTCCGCCCAGCCGGGGCCGAGCATAAAGTGGTAAATCAGCAGCTGCCGCCGCCCTGCGAACAGATCGCCGAGCGACTCCTGCCCCGCCGGGCCGTTGAACAAGTAGGTCTTTTCGACCCGTTCCCAAGGCAACTCGAGCCGGCGGCGATTGAGCTCGTCGCGCTGGCGCGTGAACGCCTTTTCCTCGGCAAGCAGCGCTTTGCGAGCAGCAAGCCACTCGGCAGACGAAACCACAGCATGGGCAGGCATCGCAATATCTCTCAATAACGAGGGGTCGAGCGGTAGTATTCAGCCCCCTAGCCCGGAGCAAGCTTGCTCCGGGCTAAGTCGGGCGAAGCGACGTTCGAGCAAGCTCACGACTTCTTCGTGAACTCGATGCTCATCATCTTGAATTCCTTGCCCGATTTCGGGTCGGTCCCGAACATCTCCAGCGTCTTTTCCGTGGCGCTCGTGTTCGTCTCGACCTGGCGAATATTCACCGGCTTCTGCTCCCGCGGGCAATTGACCACATACTCCCAATTGATCGTCTTGCCGTCTTGAGTTAGGTCGCCTTCGCCCTGCATGATGCCGGTCGAGTGGTTGTCGATCATCGACGCGACGTACTTCTGCGAGACGTTGTCGAACCCGAACAGCGCTTCGCCGACGAATGGACCCATACCCGGCATGTCGCCGCTCATCTCACATTTCACGTACCGACCATCGAGCACCGGCGTGTAGACCGAGGTGAGCTCGCTGGTCACCGGCGGCAGGCCGGGCGCCATCCAAAACGTTCCCTTGCCGGTCCACGTGCCGACGTCTTGCTTCAGCCGTTCGTGCGGCTTGCCGGGCGTCGCCGCCGCGATGCAGCGTTGCATTTCCTCCGCCGTCCAACCGGGAGGCAGCGGCATCGCCGCGGCGTCGGGCTTCTTGGCATCGGCGGCGTAAGCGACGGCGGTAATCGCCATGAGCCCAAAACAGGCGATTGAGAGTGACTTGAGTTTCATCGGAACCTCCAGAAATAGGCCGGCAAGTTGGCTACACAACGCATGGCTTACTCGCCGGCAGGTGGTGAATCAGTAGATTTTTTTACGTGGCCGCGCAGTTCACGAAAGCTGCTGGGTTTGTTCCTTC
This sequence is a window from Lacipirellula parvula. Protein-coding genes within it:
- the infC gene encoding translation initiation factor IF-3, whose translation is MERKQQQRINEMIRISPIRVIDADGAQLGVITRDEALEKARSSGLDLVEVAPLEKPPVCRIMDFGKFKYQQKKKQHKGHVHHSKNKEIRLRPKIGDHDFLTKAGHARKWLAERDKVVCSVIFRGRENAHVDEGFKLVAKLTENLADIAKVEQNPSMMGRRIVVIYAPK
- a CDS encoding DUF899 domain-containing protein, with amino-acid sequence MPAHAVVSSAEWLAARKALLAEEKAFTRQRDELNRRRLELPWERVEKTYLFNGPAGQESLGDLFAGRRQLLIYHFMLGPGWAEGCPSCSYISDHFSGMMPHLNARDITLGAVSRAPWPEIEAFQRRMGWKFHWVSSAGSDFNFDYHVSFQPEEIKQGDLTYNYAEMGGTPTEELPGISAFFRDPDGSIYHAYSSYARGLDMLVGAYNYLDIAPLGRNEEGLAHSMSWVRHHDRYEHNYLVDPLAAYAPPKGSCCCK
- a CDS encoding DUF1579 domain-containing protein — protein: MKLKSLSIACFGLMAITAVAYAADAKKPDAAAMPLPPGWTAEEMQRCIAAATPGKPHERLKQDVGTWTGKGTFWMAPGLPPVTSELTSVYTPVLDGRYVKCEMSGDMPGMGPFVGEALFGFDNVSQKYVASMIDNHSTGIMQGEGDLTQDGKTINWEYVVNCPREQKPVNIRQVETNTSATEKTLEMFGTDPKSGKEFKMMSIEFTKKS